The following is a genomic window from Candidatus Poribacteria bacterium.
ATCGAGGCGTTCCGAATCCGTCTGATAAACCGCGCCACATGATAGCGATGATTCACCGCGTCTCTTGGCTCGGATCCAACCGCCGACTGAAGTATAATACCGGATGCGAAGCCGCCTTTGAAGACAGCGATCTCGACCATAATGCTGAGTTCCTTGACTTCGCGAAAAATAAAATAGATGATTACGATTATCTCTTCAATCCGCGTTTTTGACGATTGCCACGGAGGTTCCCATGAGCACGCAAAACAATTGGCTCCCAGCGGAGCCTGATCTTGAAACGGTTGGCAAAGCGTATAGCAACCCGATTCATTCACTCTCTCAAGCGGAAATGCCCGCCATTATTCTGCGGAACGCCTATTCGCCCGAACAGTGCAACGGACTCATTAATCGGTTCACAAACATGGGCTTGATGCGCGACGAAGCCGATATCAACTCCGTTGATAGACGCACCCGTATCGACATCGGCACGAGCCTCGGGAACCGCGGTAGCGATAAAGCGAAATTTTTGGCACACGCCAAAGCGACGCATCACCTCTTTAAATTCCTATTCGATGGATTTGAGAATCCGGTCGACTTGATTTACGACTCCCTTGACACACTTTCCCCCAGACAAGAGGTGAAGGTCGCGCGTGAACCTGACGGCTCGCGCTATGGTCCGGCGATCTTCCGTGTCCACTACGAAACCCATAGCTACAAACCACATATCGATCACGTCAAATACCGTGAGAATCGCACTGACTACCAAGTCTATCGCTTCGAGCATCAGTTTGCAGGCGTGCTATGTGTCCAAAATGCCGATGAAAACGGAAAAGGCACACAAGCCATCTTACACCGATGTCTCTGGTCTGAGGAGATCCAACCCTACATCGCCGAAGAAACGTTTGATAGGTACGCTGCTGAAAATGGGATAGAAAACTATCAGGTCAATCTCCAACAAGGCGACCTCTACTTTTTCAACACGCGCTGTATCCACGAAGTACCACCCGTTCAAGGGACACGCGCCCGCATCGTCTTGGCAGTCTTTATCGGATATTCTCCCGAAGATGACGAAATATTCGTCTGGTCGTAAATCCCACCTCTCTCTTTCGGACAACCCTATATGTGCTGGCGAGGTTTCCTAACCTCGTCAGTGCTTTCGGACAACCCTATGTCCCTGTATATGCTGGCGAGGTTTTGCGGCGTACTCGCCTAAATGCGACGGGCATTTCTAACCTCGTCAGTACTTCACCCATCCGATATAGTCGACTTTATATGTCCAAATTCTGAACACTTTTGGGCAGACCCTGCACAATCTGGGGCAGTAGTGGAAGATTGGATGGTAGGTAGTTTGGATGGCTTCGGCTTCCACATCCCTACTTTCCATGCCTCCACCCTTCCATCTGATCATATCTCGCCCCTCAAAGCGCGCAATTGGCACGATATTTGCTATAGGCTATACATAACGCGTCAGACAGGAGGTCAAACCCGTGAAGTACTCCATCTTTCTCTTCTATACGCTAACAATTGCTGCAATTCTATGTGTATCCCCCCCTTACGTTTACGAACCGTTGCCGCGAATCCGTACAGCACGCAGGTAGCATTACCGGAAGGTGCCAAAGCACGATTTGGCAAGGGTAGCATCAACGCAATAGCTTATGCGCTCGATGGCACCCGCCTCGCCGTTTCAAGCACTCTCGGTATCTGGATATATGACCCCCACAGCGGGGAAGAATTGGAAGTGTTCGTCGCGCGCAATGCGGATGCTGCTGTCATGCAAACCGCACCCGTGAGCATAGGGGACATCGCCTTCAGTCCAAATGGGCAGACACTCGCAAGCGCGGGGTACGACAGCGTTGTGCGTTTATGGGATGCTGTAACCGGGGAGCAGAAAGCAATATTCACTGGACACGAACGGAGTGCCCTTCAGATAGCCTTCAGTCCAGATGGGCAGACGCTCGCAAGTGGCGGTGGATATTGGGACCCAACCGTGCGTCTATGGGACATCAGCAGCGGACGGCAAAAGGCAATACTCACTGGACACGAGTCAGCTATCACCAGCCTTGCGTTCAGTCCAGATGGACAGACCCTCGCAAGTGCGAGCAACGGAAATGAACACAAAACGATCCGTTTGTGGGATACTGCCAGCAAACAGCAAACAGCAATACTCACCGCACATAACGCCCCTGTGTATAGTCTTACGTTCAGTCCAGATAGTCGTATCCTCATAAGTGGGGAGGGATATGAGCGTAGGACTGTCCGCCTATGGGATGTTAGCAGTCTTCAGAAGAAGCAGACACTCCCGGGGCATCAAGGAAACGTCTATAGCGTCGTTTTCAGTCCAGATGGTAGAACCCTCGCAAGCGGCGATAGCGATGGTTACGTGTTCCTGTGGGATACAGTCAATTGGGAACAGAAAGCTTCCATCGCACACACAACCGATGTCCAACACATTGCCTTCAGTCCAGACGGTAGGACACTCGCTATCGCTAACTCGGCAGAGGTGTATTTATGGGATGTCATTAAAGAGATTCCCATAAGACGACTTACCAAGCGTCTCGATGCACCGCTGTCAGTCACCTTCAGTCCTGATGGACACACCCTTGCAAGCGGCAGCCGTGATGGGAGCGTTCAGCTCTGGAATGTTCGCAAGCAGCAACTCATCACCTCCTTGCCTGCACCACCGCTGCTCAGATACGGATCCTGGGGATGGCACCCCTGGCGCGTCGAGAGTGTCGCATTTAGTCCGAACGGTAAAGTCCTCGCAACTGTCGGGTATGAGCAGATATACCTATGGGAACGCGTGCCACAACAAGCGGGGCTACAAACTTCTTCCACTGTGCTGTGGTGCCAAAAAGCGATACTTACTGGGCACACAAGCTATATTCACAGCATTGCCTTTAGCCCCGATGGAAATCTAATCGCCAGTGGAAGTGCTGACCGAACCGTGCGGCTTTTTGATGTTAAGAGCGGTCAACACAAACGCGCCCTGATAGGGCACGTCGGGACTATTTTTAGCGTTGCGTTCAGTCCCGACGGCAAAACCCTCGCAAGTGGTGGTTTTGACGACACTGCCCGATTGTGGAACACTGTTACAGGTGAAAACATAAAAATTCTGGCGACAGATACCTGGGTTATGAATGTTGCATTCAGTCCTGACGGACAGACGCTCGCAAGTGGTGGGAGCTGGCGGGACAAAAACGTAACACTGTGGGATGTTAGCACAGGTACGCGTAAAACTACCTTTGCACATGCAGTAGAACTGAGATCAATCGTCTTCAGTCCAGATGGCAGCACCCTCGCGGGCGGCGGTTACGACGGCACTATACTGCTATGGGATATGCACACGGAAACACTGAAACGGACGCTCCGCGGGCATACTGAATCAATTACGAGCATGGCATTCAGTCCGAATGGTCGCACATTCGCAAGTGGAAGTTATGATAGCACTGTGGTCCTATGGGAGTTTGAACCTACGGTAGAGATAATACCAACTACATACGCAGATAATGGCGCAGGGGTGAACGTCCAAGACATAGATTTCGTTGAACCGCCTTTCAGACAGGATATGACACAATGGCATCTGCCTGAAGGGGCGAAAGCGCGCTTTGGAAAGGGCGGAATATCCGGGAACATCACCTTTTCACCTGATGGCACACAGTTGGTTGTTCCAACGTCGATCGGCCTCTGGATATACGACGCGGACACGAACAAGGCATTAAAACTTTATACCGAACATTCTCATTGGATTGGACGGGTTGCGTTCAGTCCAGATGGCAAGACGCTTGTAGGTAGTCGGGCCTGGGGGGATACCAAGGTGTATTTGTGGGACGCTAACACGGGTGAGCACAAAGCTACCCTCGCTGGACATGCAGATGACGTGACGAATATTACTTTTAGTCCGGATGGTCGCACAATCATCAGTAGTAGTGAAGATGGCTCTCTATTCTTATGGGATGCTGTTACAGGTATGCCCTTCGCCACGTTCGGCGGGAATGAAGACGGTCGGATGCAGGCACTCGCTATCAGTCCAAATGGAGAGATGCTCGCCAGCGGCGGATGGGCAGACCCCTTGCAGTTATGGAATATTAACACTCGGCAAACCGTTGCTACCCTTGAAAGCCATAGATTTTCTGTCGATGCAGTCGTTTTTAGTCCGGACGGTCGCACACTCGCCAGTGGAGGTTACGACGCGACAATCCGTTTGTGGGGCGTTGAAAGCCACACCCTCAAAGCCGAGCTCAGCGGTCCAACACGGCGGGTCTGGATCCTCGCTTTTAGTCCTGACGGGCAAACTCTCGCCAGTAGCAGTGATGACGGCACTGTATTTTTGTGGGATGTCGGTAGTTACACCCTCAAAGCCACGCTCACAGGCCATACCCGTCCAACCACGAGTATCGCCTTCAGTCCGAATGGTCTCACACTCGCCAGCGCAAGTCAAGACGGTACCATCCGACTCTGGGATGGAATAAATGGTGACCATCGAGCTACGATTGCTGGGCATGCTGTAGATATCTCCAGCCTCGCGTTCAGTCCTGACGGGCAAACCCTCGCAACCAGCGGTTGGGATAGCGTCGTGCAATTATGGGATATAGCAGTTCCCGCCCCTCTCAAAGCGATTCGCACTGGACACTCAGAAGGCGTTGAATCCATCGCCTTCAGTCCGAACGGGCAAACCCTCGCCAGTGGCGGCAGTAGTGGCTGGGCAGACAATAAGGTGTTCTTATGGGATATAGCCGGCACAGTCGCACCGCGATCATCGGAACTCGAATGCCAATTTCCTGTGTTAAGCAATCACACAGCTGCTTACTTGCATCATATTTCAACGGTGAGTGCGGTTGCCTTTAGTCCAGACGGAAAAACACTCGCGGTCAGCGAAGAATACGAAAATAACAGAGTCATTCTGTTAGATGTTGCGACCGGTGTGCCCGAAGCGGTGCTTGCTACCCCACGGACGAACAACTCAGACGGTGTCGCCTGCATTGCATTCAGTCCAGACGGAAAAACACTCGCGATTGGGTATTACAGGAACCTACGACTGTGGGATGTCCCGACCGCAACACTCACAGCAACACTGGAAGGACATTTACATTGGATTTCCGATGTTGCGTTCAGTCCAGATGGAAACCTACTTGTTAGCAGTAGTTACCGGGATCCAGTACGGGTATGGGATGTTGCCAGTGCTACAGAAATTGCAGCACTCAATGGACATAAAGATGGCGCGCAGAGCGTTGCGTTCAGTCCCAACGGCAAAACGCTTGCAATTGGTGGCACTTATACGGAAGGCACGGTGCGGTTATGGGATGTTCCCAATGTCAGACATAAAGCCACACTCACAGGACATACGGACGGCGTAAACGACCTTGCATTCAGTCCAGATGGCAGAACCCTTGCCAGTGGTGGCGGAGACGGAACCGTTCTCTTGTGGGAACTACCCGCTGAACCTGAAACGCTGGGTGCACCACCCCAAACGTTGCGAACCGCTAAACAGCCATCTCTGCTGCAAAACTACCCCAATCCGTTCAACCCGGAGACGTGGATACCCTATCAATTGGCAAAACCTGCGGACGTTACCGTGTCCATCTATGCCGCTGATGGGAAACTGGTGCGGACGTTAGCATTCGGACAGCAAGCAGCCGGTATCTATGAATCCCGAGACCGTGCGGCATATTGGGACGGGAAAAATGAACTTGCGGAACCGGTATCGAGTGGCGTTTATTTTTACACATTGTCTGCAGGACAATTTACCGCCACACGGAGAATGGTGATACAGAAATAGTGGTCAGAACCTGGATTTTTATGATTTTCAGACGTGCCATGATAGCGGGTTATCCTATAAATCACAGTTCAGACGACTTAGGAGGCTAACACCATGAGAATGATGCAATTTTCCATTGTAGTCCTACTCCTCGTTTCGACGCTACTTTTATCGAATGCCTCCGCCGAAGATTATACACGGTGGCATTTACCGAAAGAGGCGAAAGCACGCATCGGGAAAGGTCACGTTTCGGGAAATATCGCCTTTTCGCCGGATAATAAACTGCTCGGTGTTCCGAGTACTATCGGAACTTGGATTTATGACACCGAAACGGGTGAAGCACTGCATCTGTTCACTGGACACATAGATAGCATCAATGCTATCGCCTTCAGCCCGGACGGAAAAATACTCGCAAGTGGTGGGAATCATGAGGACAAAACAATACAGTTATGGGATGTCCAAACGGGAACGCACATAGCAGCACTACACGGACATGCCAAGAGTGTCAGTTGTATCGTCTTCAGTCCGGATGGACAGACACTCGTCAGTGCCGACTGGGGAGAAGATGCGGCTATATATCTCT
Proteins encoded in this region:
- a CDS encoding T9SS type A sorting domain-containing protein produces the protein MCIPPLRLRTVAANPYSTQVALPEGAKARFGKGSINAIAYALDGTRLAVSSTLGIWIYDPHSGEELEVFVARNADAAVMQTAPVSIGDIAFSPNGQTLASAGYDSVVRLWDAVTGEQKAIFTGHERSALQIAFSPDGQTLASGGGYWDPTVRLWDISSGRQKAILTGHESAITSLAFSPDGQTLASASNGNEHKTIRLWDTASKQQTAILTAHNAPVYSLTFSPDSRILISGEGYERRTVRLWDVSSLQKKQTLPGHQGNVYSVVFSPDGRTLASGDSDGYVFLWDTVNWEQKASIAHTTDVQHIAFSPDGRTLAIANSAEVYLWDVIKEIPIRRLTKRLDAPLSVTFSPDGHTLASGSRDGSVQLWNVRKQQLITSLPAPPLLRYGSWGWHPWRVESVAFSPNGKVLATVGYEQIYLWERVPQQAGLQTSSTVLWCQKAILTGHTSYIHSIAFSPDGNLIASGSADRTVRLFDVKSGQHKRALIGHVGTIFSVAFSPDGKTLASGGFDDTARLWNTVTGENIKILATDTWVMNVAFSPDGQTLASGGSWRDKNVTLWDVSTGTRKTTFAHAVELRSIVFSPDGSTLAGGGYDGTILLWDMHTETLKRTLRGHTESITSMAFSPNGRTFASGSYDSTVVLWEFEPTVEIIPTTYADNGAGVNVQDIDFVEPPFRQDMTQWHLPEGAKARFGKGGISGNITFSPDGTQLVVPTSIGLWIYDADTNKALKLYTEHSHWIGRVAFSPDGKTLVGSRAWGDTKVYLWDANTGEHKATLAGHADDVTNITFSPDGRTIISSSEDGSLFLWDAVTGMPFATFGGNEDGRMQALAISPNGEMLASGGWADPLQLWNINTRQTVATLESHRFSVDAVVFSPDGRTLASGGYDATIRLWGVESHTLKAELSGPTRRVWILAFSPDGQTLASSSDDGTVFLWDVGSYTLKATLTGHTRPTTSIAFSPNGLTLASASQDGTIRLWDGINGDHRATIAGHAVDISSLAFSPDGQTLATSGWDSVVQLWDIAVPAPLKAIRTGHSEGVESIAFSPNGQTLASGGSSGWADNKVFLWDIAGTVAPRSSELECQFPVLSNHTAAYLHHISTVSAVAFSPDGKTLAVSEEYENNRVILLDVATGVPEAVLATPRTNNSDGVACIAFSPDGKTLAIGYYRNLRLWDVPTATLTATLEGHLHWISDVAFSPDGNLLVSSSYRDPVRVWDVASATEIAALNGHKDGAQSVAFSPNGKTLAIGGTYTEGTVRLWDVPNVRHKATLTGHTDGVNDLAFSPDGRTLASGGGDGTVLLWELPAEPETLGAPPQTLRTAKQPSLLQNYPNPFNPETWIPYQLAKPADVTVSIYAADGKLVRTLAFGQQAAGIYESRDRAAYWDGKNELAEPVSSGVYFYTLSAGQFTATRRMVIQK
- a CDS encoding 2OG-Fe(II) oxygenase, whose amino-acid sequence is MSTQNNWLPAEPDLETVGKAYSNPIHSLSQAEMPAIILRNAYSPEQCNGLINRFTNMGLMRDEADINSVDRRTRIDIGTSLGNRGSDKAKFLAHAKATHHLFKFLFDGFENPVDLIYDSLDTLSPRQEVKVAREPDGSRYGPAIFRVHYETHSYKPHIDHVKYRENRTDYQVYRFEHQFAGVLCVQNADENGKGTQAILHRCLWSEEIQPYIAEETFDRYAAENGIENYQVNLQQGDLYFFNTRCIHEVPPVQGTRARIVLAVFIGYSPEDDEIFVWS